A portion of the Acidihalobacter yilgarnensis genome contains these proteins:
- a CDS encoding methyl-accepting chemotaxis protein produces the protein MALLVWGEPRSLTLGVAVLMTLIWIWRARGMPAAPLAPEVRPSKPKSEEGGDHLVTNRESDALAIAQALQIVARQIDTAKAQTEEGINALVGQFDSLQGRLDQAVQTAASIVSAEPVGAPAGAHSDFERNESDLKSVLSTLEATGERRRSLAQALEGLDAYAEALRGMTGEVEVIASRTNLLALNAAIEAARAGEQGRGFAVVAEEVRKLSGLSTNTVRRMAEKIQSITDSLAGIGSSAAASGEADQEAMTAADTAVNAVLTRFRQFAEQTRTSAEVVHRENDGIRMDVAQMLVSLQFQDRVSQILEHAESSLNSLGGLLDQYAPGTADVRVVIEQWLAEVERSYTTDEQRRNHRGDQGAHVDTGDVTFF, from the coding sequence GTGGCATTGCTGGTATGGGGAGAGCCCCGTTCGCTTACCCTCGGTGTCGCCGTATTGATGACGTTGATCTGGATCTGGCGTGCGCGCGGAATGCCCGCTGCACCATTGGCGCCCGAAGTGCGGCCCTCAAAACCGAAGTCCGAGGAGGGGGGGGATCACTTGGTTACCAACCGAGAATCCGATGCCTTGGCCATCGCTCAAGCATTACAGATTGTGGCCCGCCAGATCGATACAGCCAAAGCCCAGACTGAAGAGGGGATTAACGCCCTGGTCGGTCAATTCGACAGCCTGCAGGGGCGTCTGGATCAGGCGGTACAGACCGCGGCATCGATCGTGAGCGCGGAACCGGTTGGCGCGCCCGCGGGCGCGCACAGCGACTTCGAGCGTAACGAGTCCGATCTCAAATCCGTATTGAGTACCTTGGAGGCGACCGGAGAGCGCAGGCGTTCGCTGGCACAGGCGCTGGAGGGACTGGACGCTTACGCAGAGGCCTTGCGCGGCATGACTGGTGAAGTCGAGGTTATTGCCTCGCGCACCAATCTGCTGGCATTGAATGCGGCAATCGAAGCGGCGCGGGCGGGTGAACAGGGCCGTGGATTCGCCGTGGTTGCGGAGGAAGTGCGCAAATTGTCGGGGTTGTCGACCAACACGGTGCGCCGTATGGCAGAGAAGATTCAGAGTATTACCGACTCGTTGGCAGGTATCGGCAGCTCGGCTGCGGCATCGGGCGAGGCTGATCAGGAAGCGATGACGGCCGCCGATACGGCAGTTAATGCAGTGCTCACGCGTTTCCGTCAATTCGCAGAACAAACGCGGACCTCGGCTGAGGTGGTGCATCGGGAAAACGATGGCATTCGCATGGATGTCGCACAGATGCTGGTTTCATTGCAGTTTCAGGACCGCGTGAGCCAAATTCTTGAGCACGCGGAATCGAGCTTGAATAGCTTGGGCGGCTTGCTCGACCAGTACGCACCAGGGACTGCGGATGTGCGTGTCGTGATTGAGCAATGGCTGGCTGAGGTGGAGCGTAGCTATACCACTGACGAACAGCGCCGCAATCATCGAGGCGATCAGGGCGCGCATGTCGATACAGGTGACGTCACTTTCTTCTGA
- the folK gene encoding 2-amino-4-hydroxy-6-hydroxymethyldihydropteridine diphosphokinase, which yields MPECCPAYVALGSNLDDPKSQIERAIMALDAIPQTRLLQRSCLYINPPIGPQDQPDFINAVARLDTALAPLDLLDALQAIEADQGRVRSGEHWGPRTLDLDLLLHGDRTLAIPRLTLPHPGMHERDFVLYPLAEIAPWLVIPGLGSLDALIACCPSRGLLPLDRSDG from the coding sequence ATGCCTGAGTGCTGTCCGGCCTACGTGGCCCTGGGCAGTAACCTGGATGACCCGAAGTCCCAGATCGAACGTGCGATCATGGCGCTTGATGCCATACCACAGACGCGATTGCTGCAGCGTTCGTGCCTCTACATCAATCCGCCGATAGGACCGCAGGACCAGCCCGATTTTATCAATGCGGTAGCCCGATTGGACACGGCTTTGGCGCCTCTCGATCTGCTGGATGCGCTTCAAGCCATTGAGGCCGATCAGGGGCGGGTAAGGTCCGGCGAGCATTGGGGGCCACGCACCTTGGATCTCGATCTCCTGCTTCATGGCGACCGAACGCTGGCCATACCGCGTCTGACACTGCCGCATCCGGGCATGCATGAACGGGACTTTGTCCTGTATCCTCTCGCCGAAATTGCACCGTGGCTGGTGATTCCGGGTCTCGGATCGCTGGATGCGTTGATCGCGTGCTGTCCTTCTAGGGGGCTCTTGCCTTTGGATCGTTCTGATGGTTGA
- the panC gene encoding pantoate--beta-alanine ligase, producing the protein MRETGRPLELRSIVRGWRLQGERVALVPTMGNLHDGHRALIREARQRADRVVVSIFVNPLQFDRPEDLNSYPRTLEADRAILVRDGVDLLFSPDAETLYPGGLALATRVSVPGLGDILEGERRPGHFTGVATIVCKLFNLVQPDEAVFGEKDYQQLLLVRRMAADLDIPVRIHGVPVVRAEDGLALSSRNARLDEEARRRGAILYQSLGRAETLLRRGGAIETIERAATDALNRAGFKVEYVAIRHAEDLSSGSAGAAPLVILAAAWLGGVRLIDCLPVV; encoded by the coding sequence ATGCGCGAGACGGGAAGACCTCTGGAACTCCGCAGCATCGTGCGTGGGTGGCGTCTGCAGGGCGAGCGCGTTGCGCTAGTACCGACGATGGGCAATTTGCACGACGGTCATCGTGCATTGATCCGCGAGGCTCGACAACGGGCAGATCGCGTGGTCGTGAGCATCTTTGTCAATCCGCTGCAATTCGACCGCCCCGAGGATCTGAATAGTTACCCGCGCACGCTAGAGGCGGATCGGGCCATTCTGGTACGCGATGGTGTCGATTTGCTGTTCTCGCCAGATGCGGAAACGCTATACCCGGGTGGGCTGGCGCTTGCTACCCGCGTCAGCGTGCCAGGCTTGGGTGATATCCTGGAGGGGGAGCGCAGACCAGGACACTTTACTGGCGTGGCTACCATCGTGTGCAAGCTCTTCAACCTAGTGCAACCGGACGAGGCTGTATTCGGAGAGAAGGACTACCAGCAGTTGTTACTGGTGCGTCGGATGGCTGCCGATCTAGACATCCCGGTCCGTATTCACGGTGTGCCCGTCGTTAGGGCGGAGGATGGCCTGGCACTGAGTTCGCGCAATGCGCGCCTTGACGAAGAAGCTCGGCGGCGCGGGGCGATACTGTATCAGAGCTTGGGCCGTGCCGAGACGCTATTGCGGCGTGGCGGCGCAATCGAAACCATCGAGCGTGCCGCCACCGATGCCTTAAACCGAGCGGGTTTCAAGGTCGAATACGTGGCCATTCGCCACGCAGAAGACCTGTCTTCTGGCAGTGCCGGTGCTGCGCCCTTGGTCATTCTTGCCGCTGCCTGGCTGGGCGGTGTGCGCCTGATTGACTGTCTCCCAGTCGTCTAG
- a CDS encoding c-type cytochrome, translating into MSRVSTAANGAGKRIKVVALTVAMLGFGAMVGAHAAPSPLAQAIADGKHIFIHDTFGGRGTTCESCHKAAGMGPTVTPNGHKFPSLSNAAAIFPRYSPRAGKVITIEDQIRGCVAGGLGGKPPAYGSKTMRSLVAYLTSLSQGKPIDMGGKPK; encoded by the coding sequence ATGTCCCGAGTGTCTACAGCAGCAAATGGAGCCGGTAAGCGCATAAAAGTCGTCGCACTGACAGTTGCAATGCTTGGTTTCGGTGCAATGGTCGGCGCGCATGCCGCCCCAAGCCCATTGGCTCAAGCTATCGCCGATGGCAAGCATATCTTCATTCACGACACCTTCGGCGGGCGTGGTACGACCTGTGAATCCTGTCATAAGGCTGCCGGCATGGGGCCGACGGTGACGCCAAACGGTCATAAATTCCCGAGTCTTTCCAATGCCGCAGCTATTTTCCCCCGCTACAGCCCGCGTGCTGGCAAGGTGATTACGATCGAGGACCAGATCCGCGGCTGTGTGGCCGGCGGCCTCGGTGGCAAACCGCCCGCGTATGGCAGCAAGACCATGCGCTCTTTAGTTGCCTATCTGACCTCGCTGTCACAGGGCAAACCCATCGACATGGGCGGCAAACCGAAATAA
- a CDS encoding methyl-accepting chemotaxis protein, whose amino-acid sequence MSFRNLKIGVRLGIGFGVLLALLVIVAGMGVREMSMIKQGTDRIAQHDWVKAKLVMQVKDEILEDEADFQGVLLSTDATQQEQLTARLGVHETQIGKRLGQLDELLKSPPGREMLALIRQHLDRLGVIKAEALRLMKTGEVAQAASHFSSQGLPLVDTLRTSLNQLTVLQQQHLDHSYQQANAVYHESRIMAISVILIGLLLGVGFAWVTTRSITRPIREAVNVANHLADNDLSISIEVASSDETGHLLAAMRTMAENLAGVIAEVRSAADSLSSASEEVSATAQAVSQASTEQAASVEETTASMEEMGASVTQNAENAKITDGMAGEAALKATEGGQAVEQTVRAMKDIAEKIGIVDDIAYQTNLLALNAAIEAARAGEHGKGFAVVAAEVRKLAERSQVAAQEIGQLATSSVGLAERAGHLLGEIVPGVRKTSDLVQEIAAASDEQSSGVGQINVAMNQLSQATQQNASASEELAATAEELNGQAEQLQQIMSVFKLRAQRIAERTNSATQAKQRLKLEKSPQESRRAASSIKDDGDLPEEGEFVRF is encoded by the coding sequence ATGTCATTCAGGAATTTGAAAATAGGTGTCCGATTGGGCATCGGTTTCGGGGTGCTGCTGGCCTTGCTCGTGATCGTTGCGGGCATGGGGGTGCGCGAGATGTCCATGATCAAGCAGGGGACGGATCGGATTGCCCAGCACGACTGGGTCAAGGCCAAACTCGTGATGCAGGTTAAGGACGAAATCCTGGAGGACGAAGCCGATTTTCAGGGCGTGCTGCTGTCGACTGACGCGACACAGCAGGAGCAATTAACGGCGCGCTTGGGAGTTCACGAAACGCAAATAGGAAAGCGTCTAGGCCAGCTCGATGAACTTTTGAAATCGCCTCCGGGGCGGGAGATGCTGGCCTTGATACGTCAGCATCTCGATAGGCTCGGCGTTATCAAGGCAGAAGCCCTCCGATTGATGAAGACGGGTGAAGTCGCACAAGCGGCGAGCCATTTTTCCAGCCAAGGCCTACCGCTCGTCGACACCTTGCGTACGAGTCTCAACCAGCTGACGGTCCTGCAACAGCAGCACCTCGATCACTCGTATCAGCAGGCGAACGCGGTTTATCACGAGTCCCGGATCATGGCGATCAGCGTCATTCTGATCGGATTGTTGCTCGGAGTCGGCTTCGCATGGGTCACGACACGTAGCATCACGCGACCGATTAGGGAAGCGGTGAACGTCGCCAACCACCTGGCGGATAACGACCTGAGTATCTCCATCGAAGTGGCATCGAGTGACGAGACCGGGCATCTGCTGGCTGCCATGCGCACCATGGCGGAGAATCTTGCAGGCGTGATCGCCGAGGTGCGTAGTGCCGCGGATTCGCTCTCCAGTGCTTCCGAAGAAGTGAGCGCGACCGCGCAGGCAGTCTCGCAGGCATCCACCGAACAGGCTGCGAGTGTGGAAGAAACTACCGCCTCCATGGAGGAAATGGGCGCCTCGGTCACCCAGAATGCCGAGAATGCGAAAATTACCGATGGCATGGCCGGCGAGGCAGCGCTCAAAGCGACCGAAGGTGGACAGGCCGTCGAACAGACGGTGCGTGCGATGAAGGACATCGCTGAAAAAATCGGTATCGTCGACGATATTGCCTACCAAACGAACCTGCTGGCGCTCAATGCCGCCATCGAGGCTGCACGTGCGGGCGAGCATGGCAAAGGCTTTGCCGTCGTAGCGGCCGAGGTGCGCAAGTTGGCCGAACGCAGTCAAGTAGCGGCTCAGGAGATTGGCCAGCTCGCGACGAGCAGTGTGGGGTTGGCTGAACGGGCAGGTCATCTGCTGGGCGAAATCGTACCAGGCGTGCGCAAGACCTCCGATCTGGTACAGGAAATTGCCGCTGCATCCGACGAACAGAGCAGTGGCGTCGGGCAGATCAACGTGGCGATGAATCAGCTCAGCCAGGCAACGCAGCAGAACGCATCTGCCTCCGAGGAGCTGGCGGCTACTGCGGAAGAGCTCAACGGTCAGGCTGAGCAACTCCAGCAGATCATGTCCGTTTTCAAGCTGCGCGCCCAGCGTATCGCCGAACGGACGAACTCCGCTACACAGGCGAAGCAGCGGCTCAAACTCGAAAAGTCACC
- the panB gene encoding 3-methyl-2-oxobutanoate hydroxymethyltransferase — MSVQNEQKRVTVTDLRRARREGRKIACLTAYDAGFARLVDDAGVDVILVGDSLGMVVQGRESTVSVTMDDMVYHTRMAAVGRRHALLMADMPFMSFTDPASALRNAARLMQEGGAEMVKLEGGADQVAVVEQLSGHGVPVCAHLGLRPQFVHKLGGYRVQGRDAATAEALRRDARTLAAAGAELLLLECVPASLAAEITEMVDIPVIGIGAGSACDGQILVLHDVLGITPGTPPRFSRNFMPGHEGVGDALRAYVEAVREGRFPAPEHGF, encoded by the coding sequence ATGAGTGTACAGAACGAACAAAAGCGCGTGACGGTCACCGACCTCCGGCGTGCCCGGCGTGAAGGCCGCAAAATTGCCTGTCTGACGGCGTACGATGCCGGCTTTGCCCGCCTGGTTGATGATGCGGGTGTCGATGTGATTTTGGTCGGCGATTCTCTTGGGATGGTGGTGCAAGGCCGCGAAAGCACGGTTTCCGTAACCATGGATGACATGGTGTACCACACGCGAATGGCCGCGGTGGGTCGGCGGCATGCCTTGTTGATGGCCGATATGCCATTCATGAGCTTCACCGATCCCGCCAGTGCCTTGCGCAACGCCGCTCGATTGATGCAAGAGGGGGGCGCGGAGATGGTCAAGCTTGAGGGTGGTGCCGACCAAGTGGCCGTCGTCGAACAGTTGAGCGGACACGGTGTGCCAGTCTGCGCTCATCTGGGACTACGCCCTCAGTTTGTGCACAAGCTCGGAGGATATCGGGTGCAGGGGCGCGATGCCGCAACGGCAGAGGCCCTGCGTCGAGATGCCCGTACATTGGCGGCTGCGGGAGCTGAGTTATTGTTGCTCGAATGTGTGCCAGCGAGTCTGGCGGCCGAAATCACTGAAATGGTAGATATCCCGGTGATCGGTATCGGTGCTGGCTCGGCCTGTGATGGCCAGATATTGGTTCTGCACGATGTTTTGGGCATCACGCCCGGAACGCCCCCGCGCTTCAGCCGGAATTTTATGCCGGGTCACGAGGGAGTGGGGGATGCCTTGCGCGCTTACGTTGAGGCGGTGCGTGAGGGGCGCTTCCCGGCTCCCGAACACGGTTTCTGA
- a CDS encoding STAS domain-containing protein has protein sequence MEIIETRTGNTVQLSLTGDLDIYGVAEVYARVSQGLDEADGLVLDLSAVDNIDGAGLQLLMAGKREAERGGKSLQLSQHSPCVIEAIELCQLERFFGDPLVLRPVGGRR, from the coding sequence ATGGAAATTATCGAGACGCGCACGGGAAACACCGTTCAGTTGTCATTGACCGGCGATCTCGATATTTACGGCGTCGCCGAGGTTTATGCGCGGGTGTCGCAAGGTCTCGATGAGGCCGATGGCCTCGTCCTGGATCTATCTGCCGTGGACAATATCGACGGTGCCGGCCTGCAGCTGCTGATGGCCGGCAAGCGCGAGGCGGAACGCGGCGGCAAATCGCTTCAGTTATCACAGCACAGCCCATGCGTTATTGAGGCGATCGAGTTGTGCCAGCTGGAGCGTTTTTTCGGTGATCCGCTGGTCCTCCGGCCAGTCGGAGGCAGGCGATGA
- the pcnB gene encoding polynucleotide adenylyltransferase PcnB, with amino-acid sequence MNSPSIPASIPAIIPRAEHIISRARISPNALKVLYRLKDAGYEAYLVGGGVRDLLLGREPKDFDIATNARPEELQSLFRNCRLIGRRFRLAHVRYGREIIEVATFRAPHEIAESDGDAELSEEGRILRDNVYGTFEQDAWRRDFTINALYYDIRDFSVVDHAGGMGDIREGLLRLIGDPQVRYREDPVRMLRAVRFAAKLGFRIEAESEAPLFELAPLLADVAPARLFDEVLKLFQGGAAVQSFELMRHYGLFGVLFPATEAALATEIDGFPLTFLRQALENTDRRVAEGKPVTPAFLFAALLWEPVRQRVRDLNSDELGEIPALQIAAAEISAEQTRRISLPKRFSLPMREIWTQQPRFAQRQGKRPMRLMAHPRFRAAYDFLCLRARVGEIDVELSDWWTRLQESDAEGQQQLLEVAAATARPEAGRRRRRNRRVRKAKPTDA; translated from the coding sequence TTGAATTCACCATCCATCCCCGCATCCATCCCCGCCATCATTCCTCGCGCCGAGCACATCATCTCCCGCGCCCGGATTAGCCCAAACGCGCTGAAGGTTCTTTATCGTCTCAAGGATGCCGGTTATGAAGCCTACCTCGTGGGCGGTGGGGTGCGCGATCTGTTGCTCGGCCGGGAGCCGAAGGATTTTGATATTGCGACCAACGCGCGGCCGGAGGAGTTGCAGTCGTTGTTTCGTAACTGTCGACTGATTGGCCGTCGTTTTCGGTTGGCACATGTTCGCTACGGACGTGAAATCATCGAGGTTGCCACCTTTCGGGCACCGCACGAGATCGCGGAGAGCGACGGTGATGCGGAGCTGAGCGAGGAAGGGCGGATCTTGCGCGACAATGTATACGGGACGTTCGAGCAGGATGCCTGGCGCCGCGATTTCACCATTAACGCCCTGTATTACGATATTCGCGATTTTTCCGTGGTGGATCATGCGGGGGGGATGGGCGATATCCGCGAGGGTCTGTTGCGTCTGATAGGCGACCCGCAGGTGCGCTACCGCGAGGACCCCGTGCGCATGCTTCGCGCGGTACGTTTCGCCGCGAAGCTGGGGTTTCGGATCGAGGCAGAAAGCGAGGCGCCGTTGTTTGAACTGGCGCCCTTGCTGGCGGATGTTGCGCCCGCGAGGTTGTTCGATGAAGTCCTCAAGTTGTTTCAGGGTGGGGCGGCCGTGCAGTCCTTCGAACTGATGCGGCACTATGGCTTGTTCGGGGTGCTTTTCCCGGCAACCGAGGCGGCCTTGGCGACCGAAATCGACGGTTTTCCGCTGACTTTTTTGCGTCAGGCCTTGGAAAATACGGACCGTAGAGTGGCCGAAGGCAAGCCGGTGACGCCGGCCTTCCTATTTGCGGCCCTATTGTGGGAGCCGGTACGCCAGCGTGTACGGGACTTGAACAGTGATGAGTTGGGCGAGATACCGGCCCTGCAGATCGCGGCAGCGGAGATTAGCGCTGAGCAGACGCGCCGTATCAGCCTGCCCAAGCGCTTTAGTCTGCCGATGCGTGAGATTTGGACGCAGCAACCTCGGTTCGCACAAAGACAGGGCAAACGCCCGATGCGCCTGATGGCTCATCCTCGGTTCCGGGCGGCCTACGATTTCCTGTGTCTGCGGGCGAGGGTCGGCGAAATCGATGTGGAACTGAGTGATTGGTGGACGCGCCTGCAGGAAAGCGACGCGGAAGGTCAGCAGCAGTTACTCGAGGTCGCCGCTGCGACAGCGCGTCCCGAGGCGGGGCGCCGTCGGCGTCGTAATCGCCGCGTGCGTAAGGCCAAGCCTACCGATGCCTGA
- a CDS encoding deoxynucleoside kinase — MVELPGFIAIEGPIGVGKTTLARRLSEDFEASLLLEQPEENPFLERFYEDPRRAALPAQLSFLLTRVRQMRAMRQNDLFSSTRIADFLLDKDRLFAEVTLDEDELALYEEVYTQLVLDAPRPDLVVYLQAPVDVLLRRIEQRDRSYERLIDPAYLTRLCARYADFFYHYNGAPLLIVNASEIDIVRNERDYQALVDEIRTPPSGRRFFNPLPFTM, encoded by the coding sequence ATGGTTGAACTGCCGGGTTTCATCGCCATCGAAGGCCCGATCGGAGTGGGTAAAACGACACTTGCGCGACGGCTGTCCGAGGACTTCGAGGCCTCGTTGTTGCTGGAGCAGCCAGAAGAAAACCCTTTCCTGGAGCGTTTTTACGAGGATCCGCGGCGGGCAGCACTGCCGGCGCAGCTCAGTTTTTTGCTGACACGGGTACGCCAGATGCGAGCCATGCGCCAGAACGACCTCTTTAGCTCGACACGGATTGCGGACTTCTTGCTTGATAAGGATCGTCTGTTTGCCGAGGTAACGCTCGATGAGGATGAGCTGGCGCTGTACGAGGAGGTCTATACCCAGCTGGTATTGGATGCCCCGCGTCCAGATTTGGTGGTGTATCTGCAAGCGCCTGTAGACGTACTGTTGCGCCGGATCGAGCAGCGTGACCGCAGTTACGAACGCCTGATCGACCCGGCCTATTTGACGCGCTTATGCGCACGTTATGCCGATTTTTTCTACCATTACAATGGCGCACCGCTATTGATTGTCAATGCCAGCGAGATCGATATCGTGCGCAACGAGCGCGATTATCAGGCCTTGGTCGATGAAATTCGCACACCACCCAGCGGGCGCCGTTTCTTCAACCCCTTGCCTTTTACGATGTGA
- a CDS encoding chemotaxis protein CheA, translating to MNDGFDWGGALATFLEEARDLLIQMEAILLRLEEAEADPEDVNALFRAAHTVKGSAGLFGLDEVVAFGHEMESVLDRARDGTLALSPPWISLLIRCTDHLGILVDCAAESRALDEARQAQGRELVTALHGGESVATPEDVVSVQRAESPEAAPQTQAGRHELIAAGDAVESAIQSWTRAPDPEGWHLSLRFGDETFRNGMDPLSFIRYLKSLGQLVGVEVLPDRIPEGDYDPECCYLGFEIHFRGEVSKQTLEDVFEFVREDCELRILPTASKADEFLALLQSLPEDDLRLGEILVKVGTVTERELTEALSAQATAEDPEPLGYILVEQGAVQSPIVEAALAKQHKIKEVKARETRSVRVQADKLDALIDLVGELVIASSAVRSLSAVNPDSPQQQASVEVGRLVELIREGTLRLRMVEIGETFARFHRIVRDTAHELGKEVALQIEGGDTELDRTMVEKIADPLTHMVRNAIDHGIEMPDVRLARSKPEKGTIRLAAFHDSGSVVIEVSDDGAGLDPARIRNKALARGLITEDEILSTHALYQLIFEPGFSTAEQVSNLSGRGVGMDVVKKTVEGLRGSIDIDSALDGGTSVRLRLPLTLAIIDGFLLGVGDSKFVLPLDIVVECIDLERVEQRSAHGAYVRVRDEVIPYLRIADFFGLTSRDHGRESLVVVQAGGRRFGLVVDDLLGELQTVIKPLGDLFEHLKGISGSTILGSGELALIFDVAGLSQLATQRDEGPGLRRESTPGGEMVRG from the coding sequence ATGAACGATGGCTTCGATTGGGGCGGGGCGCTTGCAACCTTTCTGGAGGAAGCACGCGATCTGCTGATCCAGATGGAGGCCATTCTGCTTCGGCTTGAGGAGGCGGAAGCCGATCCCGAGGACGTCAATGCGCTGTTCCGTGCGGCGCACACGGTTAAAGGCTCAGCCGGGCTGTTCGGTCTCGACGAAGTGGTCGCCTTCGGACATGAGATGGAAAGCGTGTTGGACCGGGCCCGCGACGGCACCCTTGCACTTTCTCCCCCCTGGATCAGCTTACTGATCAGGTGTACGGACCATCTCGGCATACTTGTGGACTGTGCAGCGGAATCCCGTGCCTTGGACGAGGCACGGCAAGCACAAGGACGCGAGCTGGTGACGGCTTTGCATGGTGGTGAGTCGGTCGCGACACCAGAAGATGTCGTGTCCGTACAGCGCGCAGAGTCACCCGAGGCCGCACCTCAAACCCAGGCCGGACGGCATGAGTTGATTGCTGCCGGCGATGCGGTCGAATCGGCGATTCAATCCTGGACCCGCGCGCCGGATCCCGAGGGTTGGCATCTGTCACTGCGATTTGGCGATGAAACCTTCCGTAATGGCATGGATCCGCTGTCCTTCATCCGCTATCTGAAATCGCTGGGCCAGCTGGTGGGCGTCGAGGTGCTGCCCGACCGAATTCCGGAAGGCGATTATGATCCGGAGTGTTGTTATCTGGGTTTTGAGATTCATTTTCGGGGGGAAGTCAGTAAGCAGACACTGGAGGATGTCTTCGAGTTCGTCAGGGAGGATTGCGAACTTCGCATTCTGCCTACGGCGAGCAAGGCTGACGAGTTTCTAGCGTTACTCCAGTCGCTGCCGGAGGACGATCTTCGGCTCGGCGAGATTTTGGTCAAAGTCGGCACCGTGACCGAGCGCGAGTTGACCGAGGCCCTATCCGCCCAAGCGACGGCCGAAGACCCAGAGCCATTAGGGTATATTTTGGTCGAACAGGGTGCCGTGCAATCGCCCATCGTTGAGGCGGCATTGGCCAAGCAACACAAAATTAAGGAGGTCAAGGCTCGCGAGACGCGTTCGGTCAGAGTCCAGGCCGACAAGCTGGACGCCCTCATCGATCTGGTGGGCGAACTGGTGATCGCAAGTTCTGCGGTACGCTCCCTCAGCGCGGTCAATCCCGACTCGCCTCAACAACAAGCATCGGTGGAGGTTGGGCGTCTCGTCGAGCTGATTCGCGAAGGTACGTTGCGTCTGCGCATGGTCGAAATCGGTGAAACGTTCGCGCGGTTTCATCGCATTGTGCGCGATACAGCTCATGAGTTGGGTAAAGAGGTTGCGCTGCAGATCGAGGGTGGCGATACCGAACTTGATCGCACCATGGTGGAAAAAATCGCCGATCCCCTGACGCATATGGTGCGCAATGCCATTGACCATGGAATCGAAATGCCCGATGTCAGACTGGCGCGGAGCAAGCCCGAGAAGGGCACGATCCGGCTGGCCGCATTTCACGATTCAGGTAGCGTGGTGATCGAGGTGAGCGACGACGGGGCAGGTCTGGATCCAGCACGTATCCGGAATAAGGCACTCGCGCGTGGGTTGATTACGGAAGACGAGATATTGTCGACGCATGCGTTGTATCAGCTGATTTTCGAGCCCGGATTTTCCACCGCTGAACAGGTGAGCAATCTATCCGGACGGGGAGTTGGCATGGATGTCGTCAAAAAAACAGTCGAAGGCTTGCGCGGTAGCATCGATATCGACAGTGCACTCGATGGCGGCACTTCCGTTCGTTTGAGACTACCGCTCACGCTCGCGATCATTGATGGTTTCTTGCTTGGTGTGGGCGATTCGAAATTTGTCTTGCCGCTGGACATCGTGGTCGAGTGTATCGACCTCGAACGGGTCGAACAGCGCTCGGCCCATGGCGCCTATGTACGAGTACGCGACGAGGTAATTCCTTATCTTCGTATCGCGGATTTCTTCGGCCTGACTTCTCGCGATCATGGTCGTGAAAGCCTGGTTGTGGTCCAGGCCGGTGGTCGGCGGTTCGGATTGGTGGTCGATGACCTGCTGGGTGAATTGCAGACGGTGATCAAGCCACTGGGGGATTTGTTCGAACACCTCAAGGGCATCAGTGGCTCGACGATTCTGGGGAGTGGGGAACTCGCTTTGATTTTCGATGTGGCGGGCTTGAGCCAACTGGCGACGCAGAGAGACGAGGGACCTGGGTTGCGGCGTGAATCGACACCCGGTGGGGAAATGGTACGTGGCTAA
- a CDS encoding response regulator: MPKTVMIVDDSASLRQVVKMALTGAGYEVMEAGDGQEALTKLEGKKVQLVISDVNMPRMDGITFVKQLKQRPEYRFVPVIMLTTEGQDAKKEEGRAAGAKAWMVKPFQPAQMLAAVSKLVGP; this comes from the coding sequence ATGCCTAAGACGGTGATGATTGTGGATGACTCCGCTTCGCTGCGTCAGGTCGTGAAAATGGCACTGACGGGAGCGGGATACGAGGTCATGGAAGCAGGTGATGGCCAGGAGGCACTGACCAAGCTTGAGGGTAAAAAGGTCCAGCTGGTTATCAGCGACGTGAATATGCCACGCATGGACGGTATTACCTTCGTCAAGCAGCTCAAGCAGCGCCCCGAATATCGCTTCGTGCCGGTCATTATGCTGACCACGGAAGGGCAGGATGCGAAAAAGGAGGAGGGGCGTGCAGCCGGCGCCAAGGCCTGGATGGTTAAACCATTCCAGCCGGCACAGATGCTGGCAGCCGTATCCAAGCTGGTCGGGCCCTGA